AATGCAGTTAAAAGACTTTCTGCCTTTCTGCTATATAGGAAAAGCAGACTAAGCGATGAAGAAATAGAACTGACTGTAGATGATATTGCAGCCAGTATAAACCTTAGAAGAGAAACTGTGAGTAGAAAAATAAGCGAACTGCAAAGTTTAGGTTTGATTAAGAGAAAAGGTAAAAGTAAAATTATAATCGCAAATCGGAATAAACTCCTCGAATATTTAGATGAAATTGATTAAACATTGATTTAGGTCAATGTTTTTTTTATTTATTTATATACAATATAATTAACAGACAAATATTTAGGAGGTATCTATAATGATAACAAAAGACATGACGATTGCGGATTCTATTAAACAAAAACCTGATATAGTATCGATTTTTTCTGACACGGGAATAGACTTTTGTTGTGGTGGACATAGATCATTGGAAGATGCTCTAAACGAAAAGAACTTGGACATAAATTCTTATCTAAGAATACTAAATAGCGAACAGAAAAGCGAAGATAAAAACTTGGATTCAGCTTTAAACTTGGATAAAAAAGAACTTGTGGACTATATTATAAAATATCATCATAAGTATGAATTAGAACTGCTGGATAAGATTGACGACTTTCTTAAAACCTTAATTAATGTTCACTATAGTACTCATGGTGAGGAATTGACAAATATTTATAGCTTATTTTTGAGAATTAAAGCAGATTTGGTTCCACACTTTTATGAGGAAGAGAAAAAGTACTTTCCACCATTTATCAATGGTGAATATGTAGACTTTGAAAAATTAATCGACGGACATGAAACAGTTGGGGAATTATTACAGGAGCTTGAAAAAATTACCGACTCATATACTGCACCTGACGACGGTTGTAATACTTATGAGTACTGTTTCAAACTAATGAAAGACCTACAAGACGATATCCATAAACACATATTCTTAGAAAACAGCGTATTATTCCTTAAATAAAAAGAAAGGAGAAAAAAATGAAAAAATTAGTAAAAAACAATGTTGACTGGGTAGGATATATCGATTGGGAGTTGGACAGTTTTCATGGTGATGACTACTCGATTATGAATGGATCCAGCCAAAACGCGTACTTGATTAGAGAAGAAAAAAATATTTTGGTAGATACGGTTTGGGCTCCTCATAGGTTTGAATTTATAGAAAACCTGAAAAGTGAAATCGACTTAGAAGAAATAGACTATATAATTATCAACCATGGGGAAATAGATCACTCCGGTGCGATAGTGGACTTGATGAAATTAATTCCTGAGACTCCAATTTACTGTACAGCTAATGCCATTAAGAGTTTGGAAGGACAATATGGTAAACAGGATTGGAATTTTAATGTAGTTAAAACCGGAGACAGTTTAGACATAGGCAATGGCAAGAGCTTAATTTTTGTTGAGATGAAAATGCTTCACTGGCCTGACAGTATGGCAGTGTACATGACCGGGGATAATATACTATTTTCAAATGATGCTTTTGGTCAACATTATGCTGTAGAAGAATTATTTAACGACAAAGCAGACCCTTGTTTACTTGATAGAGAAGCGATGAAATACTATGCCAATATATTGAATCCGTTTTCTCCACTTGTAAGTAAGAAAATAGAAGAAGTAGTCGGACTTGGGGTCCCAATAGATATAATTGCACCGAGTCATGGAGCTATCTGGCGAGATAATCCACTTCAAATAGTTGAAAAATATGCCAAGTGGGCTGATGCTTATAGTGAAGATCAAGTGACTATTGTTTTTGATACCATGTGGGAAGGCACTACCAAGATTGCCTATGAGATAGCCAGAGAAGTATCGAAGCAAAGTCCTGACACAATTGTTAAAGTATTCAATATAGCTAAAACCGATAAGAATGAAATAATGACTGAAGTCTTTAAATCAAAAGCAATAGCTGTTGGATCTCCAACGGTTGGAAATAATATACTATCAACCGTAGCAGGATGGCTACACTTTCTAAAATCACTAAAGTTTAAAAATAAAAGAGCAGCAGCCTTTGGCTGTTATGGATGGAGTGGTGAAGGAGTGCAGGTACTGGTAGAAAAGCTTGAAGATGCGGGATTTAAAGTATCTGATGTCAATATTAAATCAATGTGGAATCCTGATGAATCAGATTTTGAAAAAGTACCTGAATTAGTCAGTAGCCTACTATCACAGGAGGACTAGATGAACAGATCAGAATTTTTAAAAAGTATAATAAAAAGACTCCACGACGGAGAAAGTGTAGATAGTGTAAAAAACGAATTCAAAGAAGTTTTTAAAGATGTTCCGGCTTCAGAAATTGCTGAAGCAGAAAGACTTCTGATAGCTGGTGGAATGCCGGTGGAAGAGATACAAAGATTATGCGATGTACATGCAAGTCTTTTTGAAGGTGAAGTCATAAATGATTCTGAAGGATTTGAAATGGGACATCCATTGGAAGTTTTTAAAGCTGAAAATCGTGGAATTGAAAAATTCATAGACAGTGAACTTATGCCTGAACTCAAAGAGATAAAAAGTGGAAGTGAAGATAGAGAAAAAATAAAATATTTGCTTGCTAAACTATCAAAAAACGATCTTCACTACAGCAGAAAAGAAAATCTGTTATTTCCGTATTTAGAAAGAGAAGGAATAACGGCACCTCCGAAAGTTATGTGGGGTGTAGATGATGAAATCCGTGCTAAAATAAAATTCCTTATGGAAAAAATAGATGAAATTAGTAGAGAAGATTTGACTGAAAAATGCGATGAACTAATCAGTCAAGTCAAGGGGATGATTATGAAAGAAAATGAAATACTTACACCTCTTTTAATTCATAATCTAACAGAAGCAGACTGGAAAGTAGTTGCCGGTGAGAGTCCTCAGATCGGCTATGTATTTACAGGAGATATCGAAGGAGCAACTCCATCGGATGCCAATGCATGGCTAAAAGGGGGCAGTGCTGAGAACGAGGGAGTTCAATTAGGAGGCATCAGGCTTCCCAGTGGATATTTTGAAACCGAAGAATTAACAGCGGTTTTAAACTCTCTTCCATGCGATATAACATTTGTCGGTGCAGATGACAAAGTCCATTTCTTTAGTGAGCAGGAGAATCGAGTTTTTCCTAGAACGAGAACGATAATAGGTAGACGTGTAGCGGACTGTCATCCACCTAAGAGTTTGGATGCTGTAGAGAAATTGATAGAAGCTTTTAAATCCGGAAAAAAAGACAGTGAAAGCTTTTGGATTCAAAGAGGCGGAGCTTTTATACTCATTAGATACTATGCTATTAGAAATCCTAAGGGTGAGTACTTGGGAGTGCTTGAAACCACAGAAGAAATCTCAGAACTCAGAAGTCTTGAGGGAAATAAAACTCTTATGGACTAGATTTAATATTCTAAATCTAGAGAAAAAGTAATAAAGAGAGAGCCAAGTGTCATTAATTGGTTCTCTCTTTTTTATTATTCGCTTTCATTTAAAATTGAATAATGTGAGTATCGTCTCTGAACCAGTTTAAAACTGATAAAGTAGAACAATAGTCCAATAGTGCAATAGCATAGTATAATTAGGTAATCATCTGTTAGTCTATTACTTATATAATCAACTAAATCTGAAATAAACTTGGGCTTAATAATATTTATAATCCAGGGTATACTCAGTAATAAGTAAGAGAAATTCCAGTATTTCTTACCAAAACCTATTAAAAGAAAAGACTCTAAACTCATGATAAAAAGAAATGTGCCTATTAACAGCATGAATATGCTTAAGTTATATCTTACACCTGAGATGATTTGAACTGTAATAATCCCCAGTATAAAAATGGACATAAAACCTACTAAAAATATTAAATTTGTAAGATATTTACCCCTTATAAGAATTCTACTGCTTATTGGCAGCGACTTTATAAACTTTATGCTGGTAGTATCTATTAATTCATACAGGTTTGACTTAATTGTAAAAAGATACAAAAAAAGCAATTGAGAAAAGCATAAAATTGTAAGTAAATTATAAGTTTTTAAAGGAGAATCACCTTTGTATATAGCAGGTAGTTTAAACGCCATTATCAACATAACTGTAAAAATATTGAGTGTATATATGAATAAAAGAAATTTTGATCTTTTATAGTCTTTATATATAAGTTTAATCATCATTTTACCTCCTGTTTGAACATTAAGGTGAGAAAATACAGTGCTGCAAGCATAAAAACTACTATTGCTCCAAATTGTAATGATTGGTTGATGGAATAATTTCCATGTAGTGAAGTAGAAATGCTTAGTCCGAAAAGAAGTCCCATACTACCACTATATACTCCGACATAGATTTTGTGGGCTAGAAACTTCTTGGCTATATTTCTAATTAATAAGACCAACAATGTCAAGGCGATCCCTGTCAATACTGCTCCCATATTAATAACAATTTGGAGAAGTAGAGAACGGGCTATATACGATAAAGCCAGACTTATAGACAAGCCAAGGAGTATCGAAAGCATATCGATGATAAATATGCTCATACTATAATTAAACTTGCTTATCGGCAGAGACATGCTAAAAAGTGTATCTTTTTCCTCCATGATTTTAGAGTTCAAATATTGACTTAATTGGCATGAGCATGCAAAGATAGTTACAGCAATATTTTTGGTCAACAAAATCATAATTATTGGAGTGAATAATAAAAAAATTAGAGTAGATCTAATTGTTCTGGTTATTATTTTGTAATTTATATAGAAAAGATTATTCACATAAATCACCCTTTTTAGAAAAGTACATAATATCATCCATGCTCGGTCGTTCGATAACGGAATTGTATTTTAATATGGAAACCAAATCATCATTATCAGTGAGCCCTTCAAAGCCTAAGCTTGTAGTTCGATGTCCTATAAAACCGGAAAGGAGCTGATCGTCAATGATCTTAGGATCACATTTTATAATATGATAACTATCTATAAAATCATCCCTGCTACCTGAAAATTGAACTTTTCCATCCTTTAGCATCGTTATATAATCCGCTATTTTTTCCAAGTCCGTAGTTATATGAGTAGAGAATAGAATAGACTTTTCACCATCTTCCAGCTCTTCTCTTAGTATATCGAGCATCTCAACTCTTGAAGCAGGATCAATGCCGGATGTGGGTTCGTCTAATATGAGTAGCTTTGCACCATGAGAAAGTGCAGTAGCAAGCATGTACTTGCTAGACATTCCTCTGGATAGCTCCATAATCTTTTTTGATTCATCAAGACCAAAAGATTTAATAAGTCTAGAGTATTTATCTTGATTCCAATCAGGATAAAACCTCCTAATAATTGAAGTCATATCTTTTAGTTTTAGGTTTTTATAAAAGGGAGTTTCGTCATACACGAAACCTATTCTTTTTCGGACTTCTACTCCATCATCTATATTGTCAAAGCCGTCGACGTATATTTTACCGTTTTTTCTTTTAATTAAATCCATTATAAGTTTAATCAATGTGGTCTTGCCCGCGCCGTTTTCACCGATCAAGCCCATTACATAACCCTTAGGTAGATGTAAACTTATATCTTTCAACTGAAACTTTTTGTAGCCGCCACTTAAATTATTAATATTTAACATCTATTCGTCCTCCATTAACAATTGTAAAATCTCAAGAACCATTTTATCGGATAATCCATATTGCCTCGAAACACTCAATGCTTCAGACAGTTTTTCTTCAACGAGCTTCATAGTCCTGTCTTTTAGTAAGTCAGGGTTCTGAGGTGCAACAAAGCTTCCTTTGCCCGGCATGGAATAAATAAAACCTTCGGCCTCGAGTTCATCATAAGCTCTTTTAATAGTTATTACTGAAACTCTTAAATCTTTAGCCAATGACCGGATAGATGGTAGAAGCTCACCATCTGAGAGGTCTGCGCTTAGAATTTGAGCTTTAATCTGGTGTTTTATCTGTTCATAGAGCGGTTCTCCAGCGGTGTTGGACAATATTATTTTCAAAAAACCACCTCCGTATATACTGTGTATATTAACTATATACAGTATATACGGTATGTTTTTATTTGTCAAGTAAATTAATTGTATATATAAGTTCTTTGTTCTATAATATAAGGAGGAGTTTTTACAAGAAGGGGCATTTACAATACTCGTATTTAAATGGTCTATATAAATTTTATTTCTAATAATGAGGTGATGAATTGAAAAATAAATTTACGAAAATTTTTGCACTAATACTTGCAGCCTTAGTTTTAACTTCTTGTGCTGGCTCGCAGGTGAAAGTTAATAGCGATAACTCTGTGACCCTAACAGGTGAAGAGTATAAATACTATATGGAAAATAAGGATAAAATTGATAAGATCAATTATCTGACTGAAAAAATCAAAAAGGATTTCTTATTTGATATTGATGAAGAAAAGTTAGAAGCAGGCATATATAAAGGTTTATTTGCAGCTCTTAACGACCCGTATTCCTCTTACTACACGAAAAGTGAGTTTAATAAACTATTAGAGGATTCAAGTGGTGAATTTGGAGGAATAGGAGTTGTGGTGTCTGCCATGTATGGGGAATATATAACAGTTGTATCTCCTATAGAAGGCACACCGGGTGAAAGAGCAGGACTTCTTACCGGAGATAAGATAATTATGGTAGACGGAGAAACGTATTTTGCAGTGGATATGGATAAAGCTATCGATCACATGAGAGGGGAACCCGGAACCGATGTTACATTAACCATAAGACGAGAAGACAAGGACGGAAATTATGAGGATTTTGAAGTATCTATTACTAGAGAGATAATTAAAATAGATTCTGTTAAAAGTCAGATGCTTGAAGGAGATTTGGGATATATAAGTATTGCATCTTTTGATGAGAATACAGCAGGGGATTTTAAAGATGCAATAGATTCTATTAAAGAGAACGGAGCGAAGGGGCTGGTACTCGATTTGAGAAATAATCCGGGTGGACTGCTTGATTCAGTAGTTACAATATCAGACATATTACTACCAAAGGGGACTATTGTTTCTACTGTAGATAGAAATGGAAAGAGGTCACAGGAGATGTCTGATGCTAAAATGGAAGATATACCATTGGTTGTATTGGTTAATCAAGGATCGGCATCTGCATCAGAGATACTGTCCGGAGCGATTAAAGACTTTAATCGTGGTGAAATTATAGGGACACAAACTTTTGGAAAGGGTATTGTCCAAAGGATATTCCCTCTAAATGATGGGGGATACAAGCTGACTATCTCCGAATACTATACTCCTAATGACACGAAAATCAATGGAGTAGGAGTAACACCAGATACCATTGTTGAAATGCCTGAAGCATCTACACCTATGGGACCTGAAAATTTTTCTGAAGATGTACAATTACAAAAAGCAATAGAAGTATTGCAAAATAAGATTTAATATAAAACCTTAAGGCATTAGAAAATATGCTTTAAGGTTTTTTTGTGCACAAATTAGACCATATTTAAAGTTTATTTAAAATTCAGTTTCACTTATAAAGAAGTTTAATAAGTTCGCATGTTTCATTAACTTATTCTATTTTACATTATATGAGTTTTAATATAAAATTAACCTAGTGTGCTAAACACATTAATAAAAAAACAGGAGGAATTAAATGAAAATGAGAACTAGAAAAAACACTATTTTACTTATTGCTATGATGTTATTAGTGTCACTGCTTTTAGTTGCATGTGGTCAAGAAAAGAAATCTGAAGCACCTGAAGCTCCTGCAAATCCAATGCAGTATATTAAAGTTGGCGACTTAAAGACTGATATGGAAGGAGACGGCAAGTACCTTATACTTGACGTAAGAAAAGACGAAGATTTCCAAAAAAGTCACTTAAAAGGATCCTTTGGTTCAGATATGGATAAAGCCAACAAAGAAGGCGACAAAGAAGACGGTATAGCAAAAATGAAAGCTACATTAAAAGAAGCTACAGGTAGCGAAACAGGAAAAGATGACACAAAAGTTGTACTTGTTTGTTATAGCGGTAAGACATACGCTCAAGCTGCTACTGACGCATTGGCAGCCATAGGATTTAATAAGGACAATGTCTACACTCTTGAAGGCGGTATGAAAGAGTGGGAAGCCGGTGGAGAAGAATATAAAGCTTTAATGGAATAATTTAGTACTAAAATTGAGAGCTATTCTAAAATGGATAGCTCCTTTTTTATTGCGTTATACTAATTGAATTATAAATACTACAAGATATATTATTATAATAGGTTAAAAAAAGACCTTTTATAGATTTATTTTCTTATTAAATCTATTTCAATGCATCTAATCACTGTAAATATCTATCGTCTTTATACAATGTATCGCTTATGGTATAATATTTATGTATGAATGAACTAGTATTTCTGAAACTGTCATATGGTTTATATGGAGGAAATAATGGAAAAATTTAAAATAGAATCGGGTTTTGCACCTAAAGGAGACCAGCCTCAAGCTATTGAGGCTATTTCAAATGGAATAAGGGAAGGAAAAAGAGCTCAAATTCTTAGAGGTGTTACCGGATCCGGTAAGACTTTTACTATGGCGAATATAATTCAAGAAGTACAAAAACCTACCTTGGTTATCGCTCATAATAAGACATTGGCCTACCAATTGGCTAGCGAGTTCAAGGAGTTTTTTCCAAATTCTGCTGTAGAATACTTCGTTAGTTACTATGATTACTATCAACCTGAAGCATATGTGCCAATGACAGATACCTATATAGAAAAGGATTCGTCAATAAATGAAGAAATAGACAAGCTTAGACACTCTGCAACAGCAGCGCTTTTTGAGAGAAGAGATGTAATTATTGTAGCATCGGTATCTTGCATATATGGACTTGGAGACCCCATAGATTACGAGAACTTAATGGTATCTCTAAGACCTGGAATGGTAAAAGATAGAGATGATGTCATTCGAGAATTGGTGGATATCCAATTCGTGAGAAATGATATAAACTTTACCAGGGGTACATTTAGAGTTCGCGGTGACAGTCTGGACATATTTCCGGCATCGACTGACGAGAATACCGTAAGAGTTGAGTTTTTTGGCGATGAGATAGATAGAATAACTGAAATAAATTATTTAACCGGAGAAGTACTGGGGTACCGTAACCATATATCCATTTTTCCGGCGTCTCATTATGCAACGACTCCGGATAAGATAAAAAGAGCGATAGCATCGATTGAAGAGGAACTTGAAGAGAGAATTGCATTTTTTAAAGAAAGAGACAAATTACTTGAAGCTCAAAGACTGGAACAAAGGACGAGATATGATATAGAGATGTTAACTGAAATGGGGTTTTGTACAGGGATAGAGAACTATTCCAGACATCTGAGCGGCAGAGCACCGGGCAGCAAACCCTATACTCTTATAGACTATTTTCCGGATGACTTTTTGATGATTATAGATGAGTCGCATGTATCCATACCTCAAATCAGAGCTATGTACAATGGCGATAGAGCCAGGAAAGAGAATTTGGTAGAATACGGTTTTAGACTTCCTTCTGCTCTTGATAATAGACCGATGAAATTTGAAGAGTTTGAAAAAATGATAAATCAAGTGCTTTTCGTGTCTGCAACTCCAGGACCTTATGAGTATGAAAATACTGATATTATAGTTGAGCAGCTGATTAGACCTACGGGACTATTGGATCCGATTATAGACGTCAGACCTACTGAAAACCAAATAGACGACTTGATAGCTGAGATACACAAAACCACTGCTGCAGGTGAGAGAACCTTAATAACTACTCTAACTAAAAAGATGGCTGAAGATTTGACTAAGTATCTTGAGGAACTGGGCATCAAAGTAACCTATATGCACTCGGATATTCAGACTATTGAAAGAATGGAAATCATAAGAGATTTAAGACTTGGAAAATACGATGTACTGGTAGGGATAAACCTGCTTAGAGAAGGACTGGATCTACCTGAAGTATCTTTTATTGCAATACTAGATGCCGATAAAGAAGGCTTTTTAAGATCGGAAACTTCTTTAATACAGACGGTCGGTCGAGCTGCAAGAAATGTCAAAGGACATATTGTCATGTATGCAGACAGGATTACCAGATCCATGCAGCTGGCGATAGATGAAACTGCAAGAAGACGTGAGATCCAAGACCAATTCAATAAAGAACACGGAATTACTCCTAAGTCTATTGTCAAAGGGGTAAGAGAGATTATAGAAGCTACGGTAGCAGCTGAAGATGAAACAGAATACGACTCAGAGTTTAGATTGGAAGATATAGGTAAGATCATTATAAATCTGGAAGAGGAAATGTATAGGGCAGCAGAAACTCTTGAGTTTGAAAGAGCTGCAAACTTAAGGGACGAGATTAAGAAATTAAAGAGTCTGTTTAAGATAGATTGATATTGTAATGTAAAAGGAATGAGGTATAAATTAATTGAGTATAAATAAAATTGTAATCAAGGGAGCTAAGGAGAATAATCTAAAGTCTGTAGATTTGGAACTTCCGAGAGATCAGTTGATAGTCCTTACAGGACTATCGGGATCGGGAAAATCTTCGCTTGCTTTTGATACCATATATGCCGAAGGGCAGAGGAGGTATGTCGAGTCGCTGTCCTCATATGCCAGACAGTTCTTGGGACAGATGGATAAACCCGATGTAGAATACATCGAGGGTCTT
The sequence above is a segment of the Peptoniphilaceae bacterium AMB_02 genome. Coding sequences within it:
- a CDS encoding DUF438 domain-containing protein; this translates as MNRSEFLKSIIKRLHDGESVDSVKNEFKEVFKDVPASEIAEAERLLIAGGMPVEEIQRLCDVHASLFEGEVINDSEGFEMGHPLEVFKAENRGIEKFIDSELMPELKEIKSGSEDREKIKYLLAKLSKNDLHYSRKENLLFPYLEREGITAPPKVMWGVDDEIRAKIKFLMEKIDEISREDLTEKCDELISQVKGMIMKENEILTPLLIHNLTEADWKVVAGESPQIGYVFTGDIEGATPSDANAWLKGGSAENEGVQLGGIRLPSGYFETEELTAVLNSLPCDITFVGADDKVHFFSEQENRVFPRTRTIIGRRVADCHPPKSLDAVEKLIEAFKSGKKDSESFWIQRGGAFILIRYYAIRNPKGEYLGVLETTEEISELRSLEGNKTLMD
- a CDS encoding ABC transporter ATP-binding protein, with the protein product MLNINNLSGGYKKFQLKDISLHLPKGYVMGLIGENGAGKTTLIKLIMDLIKRKNGKIYVDGFDNIDDGVEVRKRIGFVYDETPFYKNLKLKDMTSIIRRFYPDWNQDKYSRLIKSFGLDESKKIMELSRGMSSKYMLATALSHGAKLLILDEPTSGIDPASRVEMLDILREELEDGEKSILFSTHITTDLEKIADYITMLKDGKVQFSGSRDDFIDSYHIIKCDPKIIDDQLLSGFIGHRTTSLGFEGLTDNDDLVSILKYNSVIERPSMDDIMYFSKKGDLCE
- a CDS encoding DUF542 domain-containing protein; this encodes MITKDMTIADSIKQKPDIVSIFSDTGIDFCCGGHRSLEDALNEKNLDINSYLRILNSEQKSEDKNLDSALNLDKKELVDYIIKYHHKYELELLDKIDDFLKTLINVHYSTHGEELTNIYSLFLRIKADLVPHFYEEEKKYFPPFINGEYVDFEKLIDGHETVGELLQELEKITDSYTAPDDGCNTYEYCFKLMKDLQDDIHKHIFLENSVLFLK
- a CDS encoding S41 family peptidase, with translation MKNKFTKIFALILAALVLTSCAGSQVKVNSDNSVTLTGEEYKYYMENKDKIDKINYLTEKIKKDFLFDIDEEKLEAGIYKGLFAALNDPYSSYYTKSEFNKLLEDSSGEFGGIGVVVSAMYGEYITVVSPIEGTPGERAGLLTGDKIIMVDGETYFAVDMDKAIDHMRGEPGTDVTLTIRREDKDGNYEDFEVSITREIIKIDSVKSQMLEGDLGYISIASFDENTAGDFKDAIDSIKENGAKGLVLDLRNNPGGLLDSVVTISDILLPKGTIVSTVDRNGKRSQEMSDAKMEDIPLVVLVNQGSASASEILSGAIKDFNRGEIIGTQTFGKGIVQRIFPLNDGGYKLTISEYYTPNDTKINGVGVTPDTIVEMPEASTPMGPENFSEDVQLQKAIEVLQNKI
- a CDS encoding GntR family transcriptional regulator, translating into MKIILSNTAGEPLYEQIKHQIKAQILSADLSDGELLPSIRSLAKDLRVSVITIKRAYDELEAEGFIYSMPGKGSFVAPQNPDLLKDRTMKLVEEKLSEALSVSRQYGLSDKMVLEILQLLMEDE
- the uvrB gene encoding excinuclease ABC subunit UvrB, whose protein sequence is MEKFKIESGFAPKGDQPQAIEAISNGIREGKRAQILRGVTGSGKTFTMANIIQEVQKPTLVIAHNKTLAYQLASEFKEFFPNSAVEYFVSYYDYYQPEAYVPMTDTYIEKDSSINEEIDKLRHSATAALFERRDVIIVASVSCIYGLGDPIDYENLMVSLRPGMVKDRDDVIRELVDIQFVRNDINFTRGTFRVRGDSLDIFPASTDENTVRVEFFGDEIDRITEINYLTGEVLGYRNHISIFPASHYATTPDKIKRAIASIEEELEERIAFFKERDKLLEAQRLEQRTRYDIEMLTEMGFCTGIENYSRHLSGRAPGSKPYTLIDYFPDDFLMIIDESHVSIPQIRAMYNGDRARKENLVEYGFRLPSALDNRPMKFEEFEKMINQVLFVSATPGPYEYENTDIIVEQLIRPTGLLDPIIDVRPTENQIDDLIAEIHKTTAAGERTLITTLTKKMAEDLTKYLEELGIKVTYMHSDIQTIERMEIIRDLRLGKYDVLVGINLLREGLDLPEVSFIAILDADKEGFLRSETSLIQTVGRAARNVKGHIVMYADRITRSMQLAIDETARRREIQDQFNKEHGITPKSIVKGVREIIEATVAAEDETEYDSEFRLEDIGKIIINLEEEMYRAAETLEFERAANLRDEIKKLKSLFKID
- a CDS encoding rhodanese-like domain-containing protein, whose protein sequence is MKMRTRKNTILLIAMMLLVSLLLVACGQEKKSEAPEAPANPMQYIKVGDLKTDMEGDGKYLILDVRKDEDFQKSHLKGSFGSDMDKANKEGDKEDGIAKMKATLKEATGSETGKDDTKVVLVCYSGKTYAQAATDALAAIGFNKDNVYTLEGGMKEWEAGGEEYKALME
- a CDS encoding MBL fold metallo-hydrolase; the protein is MKKLVKNNVDWVGYIDWELDSFHGDDYSIMNGSSQNAYLIREEKNILVDTVWAPHRFEFIENLKSEIDLEEIDYIIINHGEIDHSGAIVDLMKLIPETPIYCTANAIKSLEGQYGKQDWNFNVVKTGDSLDIGNGKSLIFVEMKMLHWPDSMAVYMTGDNILFSNDAFGQHYAVEELFNDKADPCLLDREAMKYYANILNPFSPLVSKKIEEVVGLGVPIDIIAPSHGAIWRDNPLQIVEKYAKWADAYSEDQVTIVFDTMWEGTTKIAYEIAREVSKQSPDTIVKVFNIAKTDKNEIMTEVFKSKAIAVGSPTVGNNILSTVAGWLHFLKSLKFKNKRAAAFGCYGWSGEGVQVLVEKLEDAGFKVSDVNIKSMWNPDESDFEKVPELVSSLLSQED